One window of the Piliocolobus tephrosceles isolate RC106 chromosome 17, ASM277652v3, whole genome shotgun sequence genome contains the following:
- the ATMIN gene encoding ATM interactor isoform X2: protein MKIHAEKKHKCSKCNNSYGTEWDLKRHTEDCGKTFRCTCGCPYASRTALQSHIYRTGHEIPAEHRDPPSKKRKMENCVQNQKLSNKTIESLNNQPIPRPDTQELEASEVKLEPSFEDSCGSNTDKQTLTTPPRYPQKLLLPKPKVALVKLPVMQFSLMPVFVPTADSSAQPAVLGVDQGSATGAVHLLPLSVGTLILGLDSEACSLKESLPLFKIANPVAVEPISTGVQVNLGKSPSNPLQELGNTCQKNSISSINVQTDLSYASQNFIPSAQWATADSSVSSCSQTDLSFDSQVSLPISVHTQTFLPSSKVTSSIAAQTDAFMDTCFQSGGVSRETQTSGIQSPTDDHVQMDQAGMCGDIFESVHSSYNVATGNIISNNLVAETVTHSLLPQNEPKALNQDIEKSAPIINFSAQNSMLPSQNMTDNQTQTIDLLSDLENILSSNLPAQTLDHRSLLSDTNPGPDTQLPSGPAQNPGIDFDIEEFFSASNIQTQTEESELSTMNTEPVLESLDIETQTDFLLADTSAQSYGCRGNSNFLGLEMFDTQTQTDLNFFLDSSPHLPLGSILKHSSFSMSTDSSDTETQTEGISTAKNIPALESKVQLNSTETQTMSSGFETLGSLFFTSNETQTAMDDFLLADLAWNTMESQFSSVETQTSAEPHTVSNF from the exons ATGAAAATACATGCTGAGAAGAAGCACAAATGTAGTAAGTGCAATAATTCATATGGTACAGAATGGGACCTGAAAAGACACACAGAGGACTGTGGCAAGACCTTTCGGTGCACATGCGGCTGCCCCTACGCCAGTAGAACAGCATTGCAATCTCACATCTACCGAACGGGCCACGAGATCCCTGCAGAACACAG GGACCCACCtagtaagaaaaggaaaatggaaaactgTGTACAAAACCAGAAGTTATCCAACAAGACCATTGAATCATTGAACAACCAACCAATCCCTAGACCAGACACTCAAGAACTAGAAGCTTCAGAAGTAAAACTAGAACCATCTTTTGAAGACTCTTGTGGCTCTAACACTGACAAGCAGACTCTTACAACACCACCGAGATATCCTCAGAAGTTGCTTTTACCAAAGCCCAAAGTGGCGTTGGTTAAACTACCCGTGATGCAGTTTTCTCTCATGCCTGTCTTTGTGCCTACAGCCGACTCCTCAGCCCAGCCTGCGGTGTTAGGTGTTGATCAGGGCTCTGCCACAGGAGCTGTGCACTTACTACCCTTGTCAGTAGGAACCCTGATCCTCGGCCTAGATTCAGAGGCTTGCTCTCTTAAGGAGAGCCTACCTCTTTTCAAAATTGCTAATCCTGTTGCTGTTGAGCCAATAAGTACTGGTGTTCAAGTGAACTTGGGTAAAAGTCCATCTAATCCTTTACAAGAACTGGGGAACACATGTCAAAAGAACAGCATTTCTTCAATCAACGTGCAGACAGATCTGTCTTATGCCTCACAAAACTTTATACCTTCTGCACAGTGGGCCACCGCTGATTCCTCTGTGTCGTCTTGTTCTCAAACTGATTTGTCGTTTGATTCTCAAGTGTCTCTTCCCATTAGTGTTCACACTCAGACATTTTTGCCCAGCTCTAAGGTAACTTCATCTATAGCTGCTCAGACTGATGCATTTATGGACACCTGTTTCCAGTCAGGTGGGGTCTCCAGAGAAACTCAAACCAGTGGGATACAAAGTCCAACAGATGACCATGTACAGATGGACCAAGCTGGAATGTGCGGAGACATTTTTGAGAGTGTTCATTCATCATATAATGTTGCTACGGGTAACATTATAAGTAACAATTTAGTAGCAGAGACAGTAACTCATAGTTTGTTACCTCAGAATGAGCCTAAGGCTTTAAATCAAGATATTGAGAAATCTGCACCAATTATAAACTTCAGTGCACAGAATAGTATGCTTCCTTCACAGAACATGACAGATAATCAGACCCAAACCATAGATTTATTAAGTGATTTGGAAAACATCTTGTCAAGTAATCTACCTGCTCAGACATTGGATCATCGTAGTCTTTTGTCTGACACAAATCCTGGACCTGACACCCAGCTCCCATCTGGCCCAGCCCAGAACCCTGGAATCGATTTTGATATTGAAGAGTTCTTTTCAGCCTCAAATATCCAGACTCAAACTGAAGAGAGTGAACTTAGCACCATGAACACCGAGCCAGTTTTGGAGTCACTGGACATAGAGACTCAAACGGACTTCTTACTCGCAGATACCTCTGCTCAGTCCTATGGGTGTAGGGGAAATTCTAACTTCTTAGGCCTTGAGATGtttgacacacagacacagacagacttAAACTTTTTCTTAGACAGTAGCCCTCATCTTCCTCTAGGAAGTATTCTGAAACACTCCAGCTTTTCCATGAGTACCGATTCATCTGACACAGAGACCCAAACTGAAGGAATCTCTACTGCTAAAAATATACCTGCTCTAGAAAGCAAAGTTCAGTTGAATAGTACAGAAACACAGACCATGAGTTCTGGGTTTGAGACCCTGGGGAGCTTGTTCTTCACCAGCAACGAAACTCAAACAGCAATGGATGACTTTCTTCTGGCTGATCTGGCCTGGAACACGATGGAGTCTCAGTTCAGCTCTGTAGAAACCCAGACTTCTGCGGAACCACACACAGTCTCCAACTTCTAA